A single window of Vigna unguiculata cultivar IT97K-499-35 chromosome 1, ASM411807v1, whole genome shotgun sequence DNA harbors:
- the LOC114188566 gene encoding extensin-like: MQQELADLKKRSTDEMEALRQENSRLKRKIEADPTQKGKAKETSEDTKSSVFQPTEEESEYNPTPHTFTTTQQTPILSSHPTHFPSTLPGHIVAPNPAATLPTTQAQYNLPTTLHVTHIPPYNPHYLPTTHTPLTTSPLPFPPLSTTPFPRTRYHPTNPDVATPSPTSSLTPSSLPSGNLSH, encoded by the coding sequence ATGCAGCAGGAACTGGCTGATCTGAAGAAGCGTAGCACTGATGAGATGGAAGCACTGCGACAGGAAAACTCTCGCCTCAAGCGAAAGATCGAGGCTGATCccactcaaaagggaaaggccaaggaaacATCTGAAGATACAAAGTCCTCGGTTTTCCAGCCCACAGAAGAAGAGAGCGAGTATAATCCTACcccgcacaccttcaccaccacccaacaaactccTATCCTCTCATCCCATCCCACCCACTTCCCCTCCACCCTCCCAGGACACATCGTGGCCCCCAACCCTGCCGCCACCCTCCCTACCACTCAAGCTCAATACAACCTGCCCACCACCCTACATGTTACTCATATCCCACCTTACAACCCACACTATCTCCCTACAACCCACACCCccctcacaacttcacctcTACCTTTCCCACCCTTGTCCACCACCCCCTTCCCTCGCACCCGCTACCATCCCACCAACCCAGACGTCGCCACCCCTTCACCGACTTCATCGCTAACACCCTCATCCCTACctagtgggaacctttcacatTAG